The following are from one region of the bacterium genome:
- a CDS encoding helix-turn-helix domain-containing protein codes for MSSGRLQKRFGVVIRRRREVAGLSQEGLADAAGLHRTYISLLERGQRNPSLEVIAALAEGLETTMASLVSEVE; via the coding sequence ATGTCCTCAGGGCGGCTACAGAAGCGATTTGGCGTGGTGATTAGGCGGCGACGAGAGGTCGCTGGACTCAGCCAAGAGGGGCTCGCAGACGCGGCGGGGCTCCACCGCACGTACATCAGCCTGCTGGAGCGCGGGCAGCGGAATCCCTCGCTGGAGGTGATCGCGGCGCTGGCGGAGGGGCTCGAAACCACGATGGCGTCGCTGGTGAGCGAGGTGGAGTAG
- a CDS encoding DNA methyltransferase, which yields MQLEAGTVASLRRALGTTAYTSGSTHNFYHYPARFHPEVAREVISTFSRRGSWILDPFMGGGTSVVEGLALGRRVVGVDINSLAHFVADVRTRPLSEADAEAIRDWAHEAAETLTDSDLSWVERLDARNLPRATELFISGALALAEDMLPRRTEFARAVLLRLGQWALDCRDFQAPRRSQLAERLPMYAEEMLQGMQNLVESCRDSGVAKNQITSRRVLLNRSAVDLHRDDRVAEIRGKPRLVFTSPPYPAVHVLYHRWQYRGRKETDAPYRIANVTDGSGTSYYCGGSRTPTGLRNYFSMIADAFSSVARVMHRDGLVVQIVGFSDIQMQLPRYISAMDDAGFEEVRPNGPGSHRLRRRVANRKWYAKLQGNVDASTELLLLHRLRR from the coding sequence ATGCAGCTTGAGGCGGGAACGGTCGCCAGCCTTCGACGTGCGCTCGGCACTACTGCCTACACCTCCGGCAGCACGCACAACTTCTACCACTACCCGGCCCGCTTCCACCCCGAAGTAGCGCGAGAGGTCATCTCGACGTTTTCGCGCCGTGGAAGCTGGATCCTGGATCCGTTCATGGGTGGCGGCACAAGTGTCGTCGAAGGACTGGCTCTCGGCCGTCGCGTCGTCGGCGTCGACATCAACTCTCTGGCCCACTTCGTGGCCGACGTACGCACTCGTCCTCTGTCAGAAGCTGACGCAGAGGCGATCCGTGATTGGGCGCACGAAGCTGCGGAGACGCTGACCGATTCTGATTTGTCTTGGGTAGAACGGCTCGATGCTCGCAACCTTCCGCGCGCGACAGAGCTCTTCATCTCCGGCGCGCTCGCGCTTGCCGAGGACATGCTCCCGCGTCGAACAGAATTCGCTCGAGCCGTACTCCTCCGTCTGGGGCAGTGGGCCCTCGACTGCCGCGATTTTCAGGCTCCGAGGCGGTCTCAGCTCGCCGAACGCCTTCCGATGTATGCCGAAGAAATGCTCCAGGGCATGCAGAACCTCGTCGAGTCTTGCCGGGATTCCGGTGTTGCGAAGAACCAGATCACTTCCCGAAGAGTGTTGCTGAACCGAAGCGCCGTCGACCTTCACCGCGACGATCGCGTCGCGGAAATTCGAGGCAAACCGCGGCTTGTCTTCACCTCTCCTCCGTATCCTGCTGTCCACGTGCTCTACCATCGATGGCAATACCGCGGGCGGAAGGAAACGGATGCGCCCTATCGAATCGCGAACGTCACCGACGGATCGGGAACCTCGTACTACTGCGGTGGCAGCCGAACCCCAACTGGACTCCGCAACTACTTCTCCATGATCGCGGACGCCTTCTCCTCGGTCGCGCGCGTGATGCATCGCGACGGGCTAGTCGTTCAGATCGTCGGCTTCTCTGATATCCAGATGCAGCTGCCCCGCTACATCTCGGCTATGGACGATGCCGGCTTCGAAGAGGTCCGCCCGAACGGACCGGGATCCCACCGCCTGCGCCGCCGCGTCGCGAATCGCAAGTGGTACGCGAAGCTCCAGGGCAACGTCGACGCCTCGACGGAACTGCTGCTTCTGCACCGACTTCGCCGCTAG